From the genome of Gracilinanus agilis isolate LMUSP501 chromosome 2, AgileGrace, whole genome shotgun sequence, one region includes:
- the LOC123236097 gene encoding olfactory receptor 4F3/4F16/4F29-like, with product MDRENHSVVSEFVFLGLSNSWDVQLFLFVFSFVFYLASMLGNSLIVLTVTTDIHLHSPMYFLLANLSFIDLGMSSVISPKMMSDLFRKHKVISFYGCITQMFFIHLIGGVEMVLLIAMAFDRYVAICKPLHYLTIMCPRMCIFLLAIAWIIGLIHSVAQLAFVVHLPFCGPNELDSFYCDFPRFIKLACIDTYRLQFIVTANSGFMSLFVFFILIISYIFILVTVQKSSSGGVSKALSTLSAHITVVVLFFGPLIFVYTRPHATSRLDNFLAVFDIVLTPSLNPVIYTLRNKDMKVAMRRVCSQLVSFRRIS from the coding sequence ATGGACAGAGAGAATCATTCTGTGGTGTCTGAGTTTGTATTCCTGGGTCTTTCCAATTCTTGGGACGTTCAACTTTTCCTCTTTGTGTTCTCCTTTGTGTTCTACTTGGCAAGCATGCTGGGAAATTCTCTCATTGTGCTCACAGTGACCACTGACATTCACTTACACTCTCCCATGTATTTCCTGCTGGCCAATCTCTCCTTTATTGATCTGGGAATGTCCTCTGTAATTTCCCCTAAGATGATGAGTGATCTTTTCAGAAAGCACAAAGTCATCTCATTCTATGGTTGCATCACTCAGATGTTTTTTATTCACCTGATTGGTGGAGTTGAGATGGTGCTTCTCATTGCCATGGCCTTTGACAGATATGTAGCTATATGTAAACCTCTCCACTACCTAACTATTATGTGTCCAAGAATGTGCATTTTTCTTCTGGCTATAGCTTGGATCATTGGCCTTATCCATTCAGTGGCCCAACTGGCTTTTGTAGTTCATTTGCCTTTCTGTGGCCCCAATGAGTTGGATAGTTTTTATTGTGACTTCCCTCGGTTTATCAAACTTGCTTGCATAGACACATATAGACTGCAGTTCATAGTCACTGCTAATAGTGGCTTCATGTCCCTGTTTGTGTTTTTCATTTTGATCATCTCCTACATTTTCATCTTAGTCACTGTTCAGAAGAGTTCATCAGGTGGTGTCTCTAAGGCCCTCTCCACTCTGTCAGCTCACATCACTGTGGTGGTTTTATTCTTTGGTCCATTGATCTTTGTTTATACAAGGCCACATGCCACGTCACGTCTGGATAACTTCCTTGCTGTTTTTGATATAGTTCTTACACCCTCTCTTAATCCAGTCATCTATACCTTAAGGAACAAAGACATGAAGGTGGCAATGAGGAGAGTGTGTAGTCAGCTTGTGAGTTTCAGGAGAATCTCTTAA